The Acidobacteriota bacterium region TGGCGTTGCTCGCCACGATATCAGCTACTCAACCGACGGACAGGATTTTTCAACCGTCGTGGTTTCGGGGCTGGCAGGCACTGTCCAGAAATTCACCTGGACGATTCCATCATCAGTGGCCAAAACCAAAACCGGCTCAGTCTTGATTGAAGCCAGGGATGCTGGCGGGAACGTTGGTTTTAGTTTTACTCCGCCAACGCTGGTTATTAAATAACACCATTGGGCGCTTATGGCCTGACTGGCTACTCTGTTTGATTTGATCAACACTTCATAAAGTTTCCGGCGGTTGCTTCTTTAAACTCGCCGGAAACTTTTTGTTTTTGTAAAAGAAATCTGAAGAAATGGAAACTCGCTTTCGGCCTGGCGCGGGTTGAGGCTTTCATTTCAGGTTTGATTTGAGATTTTTTCTTGCCTAACAATGGTTTCTAAGGGCAGTATGCAATTGTTCCGATTTCTTTCCCCAACCTCGGAACACCCCTTACATTACATGAACTGATCGCTTGCTTTATCTTGGTTCCCACCTGTGCGGGGAAGGGATTGTTGTCGTTCCAGGGACCAACGACCACTGACCCAGGTCAGGAACACCACAGGCGGGATGGTTTTATTGATTTTCGATTGATAGTTAAAACTGCAAATGGAGGACTTCTGATGACTGAAAGTGTAGCCAAACGAAGCTTGGCACCGTCAACTTTTGGCGCCGATATGCTGGCATCTATTGTCGTGGTGCTGGTGGCCTTACCCTTGTGTATGGGAATTGCCATCGCTTCTGGGCTTCCCCCGGCACTTGGGTTGGTAACTGGAATTATTGGTGGCGTACTGGTCGGATCAATTGCTGGCTCGCCATTACAGGTGAGCGGACCGGCGGCTGGTTTAGCCGTCATTGTCTATGAAATTGTTCAGGAACACGGGCTTGATACCTTTGGCATTATTATATTGCTGGCTGGTATCATCCAGGCGGGCGCGGGTTTGCTGCGGTTTGGCCAGTGGTTTCGGGCCGTGTCCCCGGCGGTGATCAACGGGATGCTGGCGGGAATTGGGATTTTGATTTTTTCCAGTCAATTTCACGTGATGGTTGATGACAAGCCCCGATCCAGCGGAATTGCAAACCTGATCTCCATTCCTGAATCGGTATGGAAGGGGATTTCCCCCCTGGATGGCTCGACACATCACCTGGCTGCCGCCATCGGCGTGCTGACCATCATCGTCATTTTGTTTTGGAACACCTTCGCGAAAAAAATCAAAATGGTTCCAGCCCCGCTGGTGGCGGTGATTACAGCCGTGATTGTCGCCGCGGTGATGAAGCTGGATGTGAAATATGTTCAAATTCCAGGGAGTTTTCTCGACATCCTCAACGTGCCCTCATTGGAATCGGTCAAAAGCATTACCCACTTTCCTATTTTTCTGGCCAGCGTTTCAGTGGCGTTTATTGCCAGTGCGGAAACCCTGTTGAGTGCCTCGGCGGTTGATAAAATGCACTCAGGCGTGAGAACCAACTATGATCGGGAGCTTTTTGCCCAGGGAATTGGAAATGCAATCTGTGGGATGTTGGGGGCGTTACCCATGACCGGGGTGATTGTTCGAAGTGCCGCGAATGTGGAAGCCGGTGCCAAAACTCGATTGTCCACGATTTTACACGGCATCTGGTTGCTGGTGTTTGTCCTGTGTTTTCCGTGGTTGCTTGAGAAAATCCCAACCGCCAGTTTAGCCGCGATTCTGGTGTTTACCGGGTATAAACTGGTCAACCCCACGAAAATGAAAGAGATATTGACCTATGGGCGAAGCGAGTTTGCCATCTATCTGGTGACTGTGATCGCGATTGTGGCAACCAATTTGTTGGAAGGCGTCCTGATTGGGTTGGGGATGTCAATTGCCAAGCTCATCTATGTCTTTACCCATCTCGATTCACGACTTGAGGTGACTGATGGTGGCAAACACGCCCGGTTGACCATGCGGGGGAGCGCCACTTTTATCATGCTTCCGAAACTGGCCGCCTTGCTTGACCAGGTTCCCCCTGGTGCTGAGCTGCAGGTTCATTTCGAGTCGCTTGATTACATTGACCATGCCTGTCTCGACCTGTTGATGGATTGGGAAAAACAGCACGAGTCAACTGGTGGGGAAATGTGTATTGAGTGGGATGAACTCGAAGCCAAATTCCACCGCCGCCGACCTGAATGGTCAAAAACTCCTGATCGTGTGGCAAAATCTGAGAGTGATCCGGATAAAGAACTGGCGGTCAATAAATAACACCATTTTGCAATGAAGTGTTTGTATGATCAAAAGGCTAAGTTATTGATAAATTACTCTCTTCCTTAACCCTTAGCCCGGTACCCTCAGCTAAAAATGGTATAGCAGTCCTCACCTTTGGAGTACGGCGGCTTTCGGATGCTTGATTTCCTGACAACTGCTGCTCAAAGCGGCGTCAAGTCGCCACACTCCAAAGTTATTTGGACCAAAACTTATGGACCTTTTTCAGGCTCAACGCGCCAAAGATATTGAAGCTGAATCTCCACTGGCTGCCCGCATGCGGCCCCGCACCCTCGAAGAATTCATTGGCCAGGAACATATTTTGGGAGAAGGAAAATTACTCCGGCGGGCCATCCAGGCCGACCAGCTTTCCTCGTTAATTTTTTCTGGGCCGCCTGGAACTGGAAAAACCACGCTGGCGCGGATTATCGCTAATTCCACCCGGGCGGCTTTTACCTCAATCAATGCCGTTTTGGCCGGAGTAAAAGAAATTCGGGATGCGGTGTCCGCTGCCCAGGAACGCCGGGCCTATCAAGGCCAGCGCACCATTTTGTTTGTGGATGAAGTCCACCGATTTAATAAAGCCCAGCAGGATGCCTTACTTCCCTGGGTCGAAAACGGGACCGTGATTTTTATCGGGGCAACCACTGAGAACCCTTATTTTGAAGTAAACAAAGCACTTGTGAGTCGGTCCCGAATTTTTCAATTGCGATCTTTAACTGAAGATGACCTGCGAAAAATCGCACTGAGGGCACTTCAGGACTCTGATCACGGGTATGGAAAGGTGAATGTCCAGCTTGCTGAAGCGGCACTTGAGCACCTGGTCAATGTTGCTAACGGGGACGCCAGAGCCTTATACAATGCACTGGAACTGGCGGTTGAAACGACTCAACCAGATGTTGAGGGGATCATTCACATCACGCTGGCAGTGGCCGAAGAATCCATTCAACAGCGGGCAGTGCTCTATGACAAAGAAGGGGACGCCCATTTTGACACCATCAGCGCTTTTATTAAGAGTTTGCGTGGTTCTGACCCTGATGCCGCTCTCTACTGGCTGGCCAAAATGGTGTATGCCGGTGAGGATCCCCGATTTTTACTCCGGCGAATGCTGATTCTGGCCTGTGAAGACGTCGGCATGGCAGATCCACAGGCACTGGGGGTCATAACAGCCTGTGCCGATGCCTTTGACCGGGTTGGATTGCCTGAAGGCCGGTATCATCTTGCCCACGCCGCGCTCTATCTGGCAACCGCCCCGAAATCAAACAGTTCAATGGGTTTTTTTGATGCGCTGGCCGCAGTTGAGCGTGAAATGGAAGATGAAGTGCCAACCCATCTCAAAGACCCAAACCGTGATCGGAAAGGATTTGGACATGGGGAAGGATATCTCTATCCTCATGCCTACCGTGACCATTGGGTAAAACAACAATACCTGCCGGATAAGTTACAGGGACAATTTTATTACCAGCCTTCTGATCAAGGGTACGAAGCCCGCATTCGTGAGCAGGTTCTCAAAAAACGTGAGGATATGACCAGGCAAGAACATCAAAAATCAAACGAGATGACCCCGTCTCCGCGACCTGGAACCCAGCAAAAATGACCTGCTGGAAAGTTCCAGAAAAAAACTTAAAAAATATGCGAAATACTTTTCAGAAATCTGCATATAACAATGAAGGAGATCGAAAATTTATGGAGAATACAATTTACTTATATTTGTTGGGGGCCTTACCTGAGCGTGAGCAACAGCAACTCGAACAGAAATATATGGTTGATGATACAGAGTTTGAAGAACTGCTGGCCGCGGAGGACGATTTGCTGGACGCCTATGTTCGTGGGGAGCTTTCCACCACCCAGCGTAAACAATTTGAAACCCATTTTCTGGTTTCTCCTCGACGACAAAAACGCCTTGAATTTGCCCGCGCCCTGGCGATTTCATCAATGAGCGCCCATCCGGCGACCGTTGGCGACAGTGCCAGAGTTTCAGGTTCCTTTATGAACTGGGTAAGTTCGTTATTCCAACCATCCGGCTTAGGCTGGCGGTTATCGTTTGCCACACTTGCGCTCGCGATGGCTGTTGGCACAACGTTATTTTTGATTCGTGAACAGCCAATGCCGGTTCTCCCTGATCAAACTGGCCGAAATGATCCGGGAATGCTGCCCTCCCTGCCTCCATTGGGAGGCGATGCCAACGCGGTTGCGCCACAACTCGATCAAAATAAAGATTCGAAAAAAACTGGGTTGCAAGCCGACGCCAATAAAAAACAGCCCCGGCCTGGGACTGGAAAAGGCAGTACTCCAAAACAGCCGACCACCCTGTCATTTGTCCTGACACCGGAAAATGTCCGGGGCGCCGGTGAGGCAACGGATGCGGGTTCGGATGAAAATCGGATCGTGGTGCCTCCTGGCGTTGAAAAAATTCAACTCAAGATTGAATTGGAACCTGGCCTGGACGAGTATAAATCCTATTCTGCCGTCATCCGAACGGTTGAAGGTGTTGACGTTGTTACCCAAAATAGCGTGAAACTGGTTAAATCAAAGTCAGGCAGTGTGTTACTGCTCCCAGTCGCCGCCAAATTGCTGTCAACAAATGATTATATTATTTATGTTTCGGGAACGCTGCCCGGTGGTGAGGTTGAAAGCATTGTGAACCCCACCATGACGGTTGTCATGAAGCAATAACTCTCCCCCTGTAAGACGCTTATCCTCAACACGCCCCCCGCCCTGGGGGGCTTTTTTTTGAGATTGCCAGGGAATCGAACGTAGTTTGAGCCTGTTCCACATTCAACAGTACCTTGGAATTCGTGAATAGTCTCATGGAAGGAGTTCGGTATGTCTCGCCCCAAAATCCATCCAGAACTGGTGGCTACGATTACATCCGCTGTCCCAAAACGATTGATTTCCAAACTTGACGCGCAACCGACCATTGCCGAAAAGTGGGCCTGGAAACGGTCGGAACTTGACCAAAAGAGTGATAAATGGGTGGTCAACGTTGAGAGTGGTGAAATCGTTACATTGCAAACGGCTGATGGTGTGGTACGGATGGCTGAACATATCCAGTGCAGTTGTCTGTTGTCGCCGAAATGTTTTCATATTTTGGCAGCCGTCAGTGTGTTGGAACCCGACAGCCAGACCGAACCTGAACCAGCTTCCGTGACCATGGAAGCCAAAGCTGAACTTTCCTTTTTATCATCTGAACAGGTATGTGCCGCGCAGACACTCTGGAAAGCTGCCTCGCAGGTGCTCATGGTTGGCGGAAATGGTGCTGGGGCGGTTCTACAGGCTGAACTTCTTCGCGCCGTGCATACCTGCCGGAGTCTGGGACTGCACCGTATGGCGGCATCTGGGATTCGGGTCGTGCAAGGGATTCGAAATCTTCGATCAGACCGGCCAGAATTTAACCTTTCCGGTTTGGGCAAAGACATTTACGAGCTATTAAAAGTCACGTGGGAACTCGGCGGACGGTCCGAAACCTCAGATTCAAGAGTCGCCACGCCAGAGCAAATTGGAACTGCTCGTCGGGCCTATGAAGAAGCTGGGAACCTCAAACTGGCAGGTATTTGGACTGAACCAATCCTGACACGAACCGGGTATGCAGGCGTGGTGACATACCTGGTTGATCGGAGCCAAAAAATATACAGCCTGGCCTCGATATTGCTGGGAGACGAAACATCATCCCCGCAAGCCTATGGTGCTTCGGCTGGGTTGGGTGACCTGGCGGTCCCGCATCGGGATTTAAGTCGGGTGGGAGTCTTTGTTGAAGGAGCAACTGTTTCTCCTGAAGGACGATTGGGAACTGGTTCTGCTACTCGGGGTGTGAAAGCCGGCCCACTTTCCTGGGGTGACCCAACCGTGCGGGCGCTGTGGGATGTCCCGTTACGCCTTCAGCTTGAACGGGCATTCCAGACCGTTTCAACTTCCAGGGACACGGCTTTTGTCGGAAGTGACGTGCTCTTTTTCAAAGGAACCCTGGTCGGTGCTGATAAAGATGCCTTGTTTATTTCTGTCCTGGAAGCCGCTGACCAGCCGTCTCTGATGGTTCGTGGCGTACTGGCTTCTGACCACTCAGCCCTTGTTTTTCGAGACAATCTGAAACTCCTGGCTCAAAGTATCGGAGTCACTGCCTGTTTTATTGGTCGGTTCATTCCGGAACAACCTAAAACCGTGGCTTTACTTGCGGTTGGAGTACAAGAACCCCAACCGGCAGCCGCTGGAGCTGGTGTTGATGTTGAAACTGAACCACGACTCCGATTTCCTTCGGCCTGGATGGCCCACTGTAACCTTGGCCTGGATCGGCTGCAGGGAAGTTACTTACCACCTCCAGTGAGTGCCTCATCCCTGTTGACTGATCTTTTCGATCAGGCTTTTCAAGTCAAGGATGAAAATCCCCTGCTTCAACTCCAGCGACGCCTGGAACGCATGGTGTTGGGTGGCAAGGCGACGCTGACCCCCGAGATGCTTTCCACCATTGACCGCGAAACTGCCTTGCTTGAGCGGCGGCTCCTCCCAACGGCATCTATCTTGCTCAGGAACCTGGCAAATACTGTATGCTCAACCGAACGCACCTTATCAGGTGGGCACCGAACAGTCTCCCCGACTGCGCTTGCCGAAGCCTGGGTATCGGCCATGACTTACACCCAATCCGCATTGAATGCCTGGTATCGGGGACTCTGGGAACGGTGAAAAAGCGACTGACGGCCGTGTTCAGTTGGTGAACACTGTGTAGCAACTATCCATAGAGTGTGATGATCCCCGGCTCTGGAAACAGGGGTGGCCCAGTTTTTATTCAAATCAACCGGAATCGCCCTTATGGTCCAAATTATTGAAAAAAAAGATGTTTCCTGCGGTTATGTGCAAAGAGTGGATTGTTATTTGAAATGAGAGCCCGGTCACACCATCGTCCATCAACAACTGGCATAAAATTTGCACAGGTTAGACGATAATCATATTCTGCTTTTCAAATTCAGTTGGGCCAAGTATGCTTACGCGGCTTAACAGCTTTCATCATACTCACGGAGAATCTATGTACAACACACTGCGGAACCTGAAGGAAGTCAGCTTTGGAAAACTTCTCACAGGCATCGTATGTTTGGTCGCTATGTTCTGGTTGATGGGAAGCGTTCCTGCTCTTGCTCAATCAGGACGCAAACCTGAGGCTCAATCGCCTCAAACCAAAAACAAACCCGCACCACCTCAGGATGCCAATCTTCCAGACGCTGAAGAAGAAATATTTCTGGATGGTGGATTGAGCACAGCGGAAGTCTTTGCCCCAAGTTTTATTAGCAAACGGTCAGCCCCACTTACCATCGGAAAACCAAAGAACACGAAACCACAATCAAAGGTCCTCATTATTCCAAACGGCCCGGTTCAAAATTAATTGCTCTTATTCGTTGAGGATCCTTGAACGGGAGAAAAACCAGAAGGTTTTTCTCCCGTTTTGTCTTTCCGGCATTCGATTTGCACTGATCACAGTGAAATTAAATAAAAATTTACTTGTGAAGAGGTTCAATTCCGATGGGATATACACGAAAACTTGTTTGGTCCGAAGGCATGCGGATTACTCCCCACCATTTCCAACAGTGGGATCACTATGTTGATGACCAGATTACGGCACGGGTTCAATCACTGACTCACTATGGGTGGGGAATTGGCGACCTGAGGATCAACCGGGAAG contains the following coding sequences:
- a CDS encoding SulP family inorganic anion transporter → MTESVAKRSLAPSTFGADMLASIVVVLVALPLCMGIAIASGLPPALGLVTGIIGGVLVGSIAGSPLQVSGPAAGLAVIVYEIVQEHGLDTFGIIILLAGIIQAGAGLLRFGQWFRAVSPAVINGMLAGIGILIFSSQFHVMVDDKPRSSGIANLISIPESVWKGISPLDGSTHHLAAAIGVLTIIVILFWNTFAKKIKMVPAPLVAVITAVIVAAVMKLDVKYVQIPGSFLDILNVPSLESVKSITHFPIFLASVSVAFIASAETLLSASAVDKMHSGVRTNYDRELFAQGIGNAICGMLGALPMTGVIVRSAANVEAGAKTRLSTILHGIWLLVFVLCFPWLLEKIPTASLAAILVFTGYKLVNPTKMKEILTYGRSEFAIYLVTVIAIVATNLLEGVLIGLGMSIAKLIYVFTHLDSRLEVTDGGKHARLTMRGSATFIMLPKLAALLDQVPPGAELQVHFESLDYIDHACLDLLMDWEKQHESTGGEMCIEWDELEAKFHRRRPEWSKTPDRVAKSESDPDKELAVNK
- a CDS encoding AAA family ATPase encodes the protein MDLFQAQRAKDIEAESPLAARMRPRTLEEFIGQEHILGEGKLLRRAIQADQLSSLIFSGPPGTGKTTLARIIANSTRAAFTSINAVLAGVKEIRDAVSAAQERRAYQGQRTILFVDEVHRFNKAQQDALLPWVENGTVIFIGATTENPYFEVNKALVSRSRIFQLRSLTEDDLRKIALRALQDSDHGYGKVNVQLAEAALEHLVNVANGDARALYNALELAVETTQPDVEGIIHITLAVAEESIQQRAVLYDKEGDAHFDTISAFIKSLRGSDPDAALYWLAKMVYAGEDPRFLLRRMLILACEDVGMADPQALGVITACADAFDRVGLPEGRYHLAHAALYLATAPKSNSSMGFFDALAAVEREMEDEVPTHLKDPNRDRKGFGHGEGYLYPHAYRDHWVKQQYLPDKLQGQFYYQPSDQGYEARIREQVLKKREDMTRQEHQKSNEMTPSPRPGTQQK